In the Flavobacterium lindanitolerans genome, one interval contains:
- a CDS encoding adenylosuccinate synthase, which yields MTVDLLLGLQWGDEGKGKIVDVLTSKYDIIARFQGGPNAGHTLEFDGIKHVLRTIPSGIFHKNSINIIGNGVVIDPVVFQKELEGLAKFDIDIQSRLIISRKAHLILPTHRLLDAASEASKGKAKIGSTLKGIGPTYMDKTGRNGLRVGDIELADFKERYRALADKHEAMIAFYDVDLQYDLKELEDEFFESIEVLKTLQFIDSEEYINKAMKEGKSILAEGAQGSLLDIDFGTYPFVTSSNTTAAGACTGLGIAPNRVKEVFGIFKAYTTRVGSGPFPTELFDKDGETMAKVGNEFGSVTGRARRCGWLDLVALKYAIQVNGVTALYMMKGDVLSGFDTLKICTAYNYKGTEIDHLPYNIEPENVSPVYVEKKGWKADLTGMTTYNELPSELKEYVEFIENFVEVPIKVISVGPDRKQTILK from the coding sequence ATGACCGTAGATTTACTACTCGGCTTGCAGTGGGGCGACGAAGGCAAAGGAAAAATTGTTGACGTTCTCACTTCAAAGTACGATATTATTGCCCGTTTTCAAGGCGGACCTAACGCAGGACACACGCTTGAATTTGATGGAATCAAGCACGTTTTGAGAACTATTCCTTCAGGAATTTTTCATAAAAATTCAATCAATATTATTGGAAACGGAGTCGTAATCGACCCGGTTGTTTTCCAAAAAGAATTGGAAGGCCTGGCAAAATTTGATATTGATATCCAGTCACGATTGATTATCTCAAGAAAAGCACACCTTATTTTACCAACACACCGTTTGCTTGATGCTGCTTCGGAAGCATCGAAAGGCAAAGCAAAAATTGGTTCAACCTTAAAAGGAATTGGACCAACCTACATGGACAAAACCGGAAGAAACGGTCTTCGTGTGGGCGATATCGAATTGGCTGATTTTAAAGAACGATACAGAGCATTGGCTGACAAACATGAAGCCATGATTGCTTTTTATGATGTTGACCTGCAATATGACCTAAAAGAATTGGAAGATGAATTTTTCGAATCGATTGAAGTCTTAAAAACGCTACAATTCATCGACAGCGAAGAATATATCAATAAGGCCATGAAAGAAGGCAAATCAATTTTAGCAGAAGGAGCGCAAGGCTCACTTTTAGATATTGATTTCGGAACTTATCCTTTTGTTACTTCTTCAAATACAACAGCAGCAGGGGCTTGCACGGGACTGGGAATCGCTCCTAATCGCGTAAAAGAAGTGTTTGGAATTTTCAAAGCCTATACAACAAGAGTTGGAAGCGGTCCGTTTCCTACCGAACTTTTTGACAAGGACGGTGAAACAATGGCAAAAGTCGGAAACGAATTTGGTTCTGTTACGGGTCGTGCCAGACGATGCGGATGGTTAGATTTGGTAGCCTTGAAATATGCTATACAAGTCAACGGAGTAACTGCTTTGTATATGATGAAAGGCGATGTGTTATCCGGATTTGATACGCTGAAAATCTGTACGGCTTACAATTACAAAGGAACTGAAATTGACCACCTTCCTTACAATATCGAACCGGAAAATGTTTCTCCCGTTTATGTGGAGAAAAAAGGATGGAAAGCAGACCTTACCGGAATGACTACCTATAACGAACTTCCTTCAGAATTAAAAGAATACGTCGAATTCATTGAAAATTTTGTAGAAGTGCCAATTAAAGTCATATCCGTTGGACCTGACAGAAAACAGACAATTTTAAAATAA
- a CDS encoding OstA-like protein codes for MEILIKFEPKFHPLKKNFLFLASFFILLSFNTLLAQAPPKKIIVENSDFVDIQQEEIPGAIRYRGNVRILHDGVRMTCNTAYLFQKENYIKAFGDVKMNQGDTVFMDSRYAEYQGNIKFAFATGNVVMRDPKMTLTTDTINFDRRIQQAYYTTYGTIKDQENTLRSKSGRYYLNEKKFQFLTAVTITNPKYVIKSNHLDYYSNSGHSYLFGPSTITSKENFIYTEKGFYDTKKNFAHFVKNSYIKYDNRLIRGDSLYYDRNREFASATNNVKITDSINKGVVRGHYGEVYRNQDSLVMTKRAVAATLIEKDTLYVHGKKLMVTGKPENRIVRAFNNVRFYKIDMSGKCDSLHSNQKNGLTQLIGRPVIWNGENQLTGKVIHLISNPETEKLDSLKVLTDAFIASKDTLGTGYNQVKGVNLYGKFRDNKLYEVDLVKNTEKLYYGYDKGQLVAIDKGISSRIHLELEDNKITTVTSFTNPESESYPEKDLPENARKLRGFLWRGDEIIKTKDDIFPPEENEIHEKILKQSKIDKAKEDTPMEVRKETLDYDKKKPEKRLEKKAKTQ; via the coding sequence ATGGAGATTTTAATTAAATTTGAACCAAAATTCCATCCATTGAAGAAGAACTTTTTATTTCTTGCAAGCTTTTTTATACTACTGAGTTTCAATACGCTGCTGGCACAGGCTCCACCAAAAAAAATCATAGTAGAGAATTCCGACTTTGTCGATATCCAACAGGAAGAAATTCCCGGGGCTATCCGATACAGAGGAAACGTGAGAATCCTGCATGATGGTGTTAGGATGACTTGCAACACAGCCTATTTGTTCCAAAAAGAAAACTATATAAAAGCTTTTGGTGATGTAAAAATGAATCAGGGCGATACCGTATTTATGGACAGCCGTTATGCTGAATACCAGGGTAATATAAAATTTGCCTTCGCTACCGGAAACGTAGTAATGCGTGACCCGAAAATGACACTGACAACAGACACCATTAATTTCGACAGGAGAATCCAACAGGCTTACTATACTACCTACGGAACCATAAAAGACCAGGAAAATACTTTAAGGAGCAAATCCGGAAGATATTACCTTAATGAAAAGAAATTCCAGTTCCTGACCGCTGTTACCATAACAAACCCGAAATATGTAATCAAGTCAAACCATCTCGATTACTATTCCAATTCGGGTCATTCCTATCTGTTTGGCCCTTCAACTATTACCAGTAAGGAAAACTTTATCTATACCGAAAAGGGATTTTATGACACCAAGAAAAATTTTGCCCATTTCGTCAAAAATTCCTATATCAAATACGACAACCGTCTTATAAGAGGAGATAGTTTGTATTATGACCGGAACCGTGAATTTGCTTCGGCAACTAATAATGTTAAGATAACAGATTCGATTAACAAAGGAGTTGTTCGGGGGCATTATGGTGAAGTCTACCGGAATCAGGATTCTTTAGTCATGACCAAAAGGGCCGTCGCCGCTACCCTCATAGAAAAAGATACACTTTATGTTCATGGAAAAAAGCTGATGGTTACCGGAAAACCGGAAAACCGTATTGTTCGTGCTTTTAATAACGTTCGATTTTATAAAATTGACATGAGCGGCAAATGCGATTCCTTACATTCGAATCAAAAAAACGGACTGACACAATTAATTGGAAGACCGGTTATCTGGAATGGAGAAAACCAATTGACGGGAAAGGTAATACATCTTATCTCAAATCCTGAAACTGAAAAACTGGATTCACTCAAAGTATTGACGGATGCTTTTATAGCCTCAAAAGACACTTTAGGCACCGGCTATAATCAGGTCAAAGGTGTTAATTTATATGGCAAGTTCCGGGACAACAAATTATATGAAGTCGACCTCGTTAAAAATACAGAAAAGCTTTATTATGGCTATGATAAAGGACAATTGGTTGCTATTGACAAAGGAATCAGCAGCCGTATCCATCTGGAACTGGAAGACAATAAAATTACGACTGTAACCTCTTTTACAAATCCTGAAAGTGAAAGTTATCCTGAAAAAGACCTTCCTGAAAACGCACGGAAACTGAGAGGATTCCTCTGGCGGGGCGATGAAATAATAAAAACCAAAGACGATATATTTCCTCCTGAGGAAAACGAAATCCATGAAAAAATATTAAAACAGAGCAAAATTGACAAAGCCAAGGAAGATACTCCTATGGAAGTCCGCAAAGAAACTCTGGATTACGACAAGAAAAAACCTGAGAAAAGGCTGGAGAAAAAAGCAAAAACTCAGTAA
- a CDS encoding aspartate aminotransferase family protein, with the protein MNKDFQKYQAQTSPYPLGMEVSHAIGSYIYDTNNKKYLDFVAGVSACTLGHQNKRVNDAIKNQLDKYSHVMVYGEYSQNPAVEFCKLLASLLPKPLEKTYLVNSGTEATEGALKLARRVTGRSQLISCNNAYHGNTMGSMSVMGFEERKRAFRPLIPDVDFITFNNEEDLKKITTKTAGIILESIQGGAGFIQPENGFLKKVRERCTEVGAMMIIDEIQPGFGRTGKLFGFENYDVVPDIIILGKGMGGGMPVGAFTASSEMMDLLSDNPKLGHITTFGGHPVIAAASLATLQEITETDLIPQTLEKEKLFRSLLVHPLIKEIRGRGLMLAAMTEDAEITNQIILKCQDKGLILFWLLFEGKAIRITPPLTISEEEIKEGCAIMLEVMDEVYSALKN; encoded by the coding sequence ATGAATAAAGATTTTCAAAAATACCAGGCACAAACTTCCCCTTACCCGCTTGGAATGGAAGTTTCTCACGCCATCGGTTCTTATATATACGACACAAACAATAAAAAATATCTTGACTTCGTAGCCGGAGTATCGGCCTGTACATTAGGCCATCAGAACAAAAGAGTCAATGATGCCATAAAAAACCAGCTCGACAAATATTCACATGTCATGGTATATGGCGAATATTCTCAAAATCCGGCTGTTGAGTTTTGCAAATTATTAGCTTCACTCTTACCTAAGCCACTTGAAAAAACCTATCTGGTCAATTCCGGTACAGAAGCCACCGAAGGCGCTTTAAAACTGGCCCGAAGAGTTACAGGACGCAGCCAGCTTATTTCGTGCAATAATGCTTATCATGGCAATACGATGGGCTCTATGAGCGTTATGGGATTTGAAGAAAGAAAACGGGCTTTCCGTCCGTTAATTCCTGATGTCGATTTCATTACATTCAATAATGAAGAAGACTTAAAAAAAATCACGACAAAAACGGCCGGAATCATATTGGAAAGCATTCAGGGCGGTGCGGGATTCATTCAGCCTGAAAATGGGTTTTTGAAAAAAGTAAGAGAACGGTGCACGGAAGTAGGTGCCATGATGATTATAGATGAAATCCAGCCGGGTTTTGGAAGAACCGGAAAGCTGTTCGGTTTTGAAAACTATGACGTTGTACCCGATATTATAATTTTAGGTAAAGGAATGGGTGGCGGAATGCCTGTAGGCGCTTTTACGGCTTCGTCAGAAATGATGGATTTATTAAGTGACAATCCAAAACTTGGGCATATTACTACCTTTGGAGGACATCCTGTCATAGCGGCCGCAAGTCTTGCAACGCTGCAGGAAATCACAGAAACCGACCTGATTCCACAAACACTTGAAAAAGAAAAGCTTTTCCGTTCGCTTTTGGTACATCCTTTGATAAAAGAAATAAGAGGACGTGGATTAATGCTGGCAGCAATGACAGAAGATGCTGAAATAACAAACCAAATCATCCTGAAATGCCAGGACAAAGGACTCATTCTATTTTGGCTGCTGTTTGAAGGAAAAGCAATCCGGATTACGCCTCCTCTGACCATTTCTGAAGAAGAAATCAAAGAAGGCTGTGCCATTATGCTGGAAGTAATGGATGAAGTATATTCCGCACTAAAAAACTAG
- a CDS encoding tetratricopeptide repeat protein has translation MHLSHDEEDYNLSLSKFESMLKTNKVLFFDSEEFEEIILHYLDMGKASLAKKALKLALEQHPRSTGLKLVQVEMLVYDDKLETAEKLLNELYAIEPQNEEIFIQKANIYSKRDNHEKAVELLQEALKLTDDYADVYNLIGMEYLFMDNLELAKENFIKCLEEDVEDQAALYNVVYCFEFLDQNKEAIAFLEKYIDRNPYSEIAWHQSGRLYYGLQDYENALRCFDYASMIDDEFMGAFMEKAKSLERLKRYEEAIESYNRTIELDDPTSYALLRIGKCYEKLGNKPLALKYFHKTVHEDPLLDKGWIAITDFYVRQKNYQKALFYVNKAIGIDNENRLYWKRYATINRALDFLEEAEMGYRKAVEFGDYELDTWLYWIDILQNLGEYDAAIHTLLQASEYFPEEFQLEYRLAGLYFAEGDEAKGKFHLSNGLRVSFENHTILENLFPDVWAREDVQEMINKK, from the coding sequence ATGCATTTGAGTCACGATGAAGAAGATTACAATTTATCCTTGTCCAAGTTCGAATCCATGTTGAAAACCAACAAAGTTCTCTTCTTTGATTCGGAAGAATTTGAAGAAATTATTCTTCACTACCTGGATATGGGTAAAGCGTCTCTGGCCAAAAAGGCCTTAAAATTAGCGCTTGAGCAGCACCCTCGTTCTACAGGCTTAAAACTAGTACAAGTAGAAATGTTGGTATATGACGACAAGCTTGAAACTGCTGAAAAGCTTTTAAATGAACTTTACGCCATTGAACCTCAAAACGAAGAAATTTTTATCCAAAAAGCCAATATTTATTCCAAGAGAGACAATCACGAAAAAGCGGTAGAATTATTACAGGAAGCCTTAAAGCTTACGGATGATTATGCTGACGTTTACAACCTGATTGGGATGGAATATCTTTTTATGGACAATCTGGAATTAGCGAAAGAGAATTTTATTAAATGTCTGGAAGAAGATGTGGAAGACCAGGCCGCATTATATAATGTGGTATATTGTTTTGAATTTTTAGACCAAAACAAGGAAGCTATTGCTTTCCTTGAGAAATATATTGACCGAAATCCTTACAGTGAAATCGCCTGGCATCAAAGCGGAAGACTTTACTACGGACTACAGGATTATGAAAATGCCTTACGTTGCTTCGATTATGCTTCAATGATTGATGACGAATTCATGGGTGCTTTTATGGAAAAAGCAAAATCTTTGGAGCGTCTTAAACGTTATGAAGAAGCGATTGAAAGCTATAACAGGACCATCGAACTGGATGACCCTACATCGTATGCCCTATTGCGAATTGGAAAATGTTATGAGAAATTAGGCAACAAGCCTTTGGCTCTGAAATATTTCCATAAAACCGTACATGAGGACCCGTTGTTAGACAAGGGATGGATTGCGATTACCGATTTCTATGTAAGACAGAAAAACTATCAGAAAGCCTTGTTTTATGTGAACAAAGCTATCGGGATTGACAACGAAAACAGATTATACTGGAAACGTTATGCCACCATCAACAGAGCTTTGGATTTTCTGGAAGAAGCCGAAATGGGATACCGAAAAGCTGTAGAGTTTGGAGATTATGAATTAGACACCTGGCTGTATTGGATTGACATCTTGCAAAATCTGGGCGAATACGATGCCGCCATACACACGTTATTGCAGGCTTCAGAATATTTCCCTGAAGAATTCCAATTGGAATACCGCCTGGCCGGACTGTATTTTGCAGAAGGAGACGAAGCCAAAGGAAAATTCCATCTGAGTAACGGTTTGCGTGTAAGTTTTGAAAATCACACCATTTTAGAGAACCTGTTTCCTGATGTTTGGGCAAGAGAAGATGTCCAGGAAATGATTAATAAGAAGTAG
- a CDS encoding shikimate dehydrogenase family protein, whose protein sequence is MINFALSGFNFGYMEITHLFGLLGKNIAYSFSKGYFTEKFKSLNLKNYDYVNFDIPSIEEFPDIIKNNPNLKGMNVTIPYKESVLSYLDKISRKAEKIGAVNTIKVTRKGNLKGYNTDYYGFRKSLEPLLEPHHKKALILGTGGASKGIAYALEELGILYTFVSREATDESIGYNLVNATTFDNHQIVINCTPLGTSPNTDAYPPIPYEYFTPKHIAHDLIYNPAETIFLKKAKKQGAKIKNGLEMLQYQAEKSWKIWNR, encoded by the coding sequence ATGATTAATTTCGCTTTGTCAGGCTTTAATTTTGGTTATATGGAAATCACTCACTTATTTGGACTTCTTGGAAAAAACATCGCATACTCTTTTTCAAAAGGATATTTTACAGAAAAATTCAAGTCCTTAAATCTGAAAAACTACGATTATGTAAACTTTGACATCCCGTCTATTGAAGAATTTCCAGATATCATTAAGAATAATCCCAACCTAAAAGGGATGAATGTGACGATTCCGTACAAAGAATCCGTACTTTCCTATCTGGATAAGATTTCCAGAAAAGCAGAAAAGATTGGCGCAGTCAACACTATAAAAGTCACCCGAAAAGGAAATTTAAAAGGCTATAATACCGATTACTATGGTTTCAGGAAATCGTTAGAACCTTTATTGGAACCCCACCACAAAAAAGCCTTGATTCTTGGAACAGGAGGCGCCTCAAAAGGCATTGCCTATGCATTAGAAGAACTCGGAATTTTATATACTTTCGTTTCCAGAGAGGCAACAGACGAAAGTATTGGATATAATCTGGTCAATGCCACCACTTTTGACAACCATCAAATTGTAATCAATTGCACACCGCTTGGCACATCGCCAAATACTGATGCCTATCCTCCTATTCCTTATGAGTATTTTACGCCAAAACATATTGCTCACGACCTGATTTATAATCCTGCAGAAACTATCTTCCTTAAAAAAGCAAAAAAACAAGGCGCAAAGATTAAAAACGGTTTGGAAATGCTACAGTATCAGGCCGAAAAATCATGGAAAATCTGGAATCGATAA